A genomic segment from Nicotiana tabacum cultivar K326 chromosome 7, ASM71507v2, whole genome shotgun sequence encodes:
- the LOC107769209 gene encoding flavanone 3-dioxygenase 3-like — protein sequence MVGKMRDSSASPNGSFTTAMTLNEEGLTYVPKRYILPPSLRPERTLCDTCLPVVDLSFLRHPLLRPQIIQEVHLACKELGFFQVVNHGIPLSVMKDAIDAASEFFDLPTEEKKHLLSSNVHEPIRYGTSLNHVKDKVHFWRDFLKHYANPISTWIDLWPSNPTCYKEKMGNYTKAAQKLQEELMEVIFESLGLNPSYLHEDIAEGSQVMAVNCYPACPEPDLTLGLPPHTDYGMLSIILQNYQGLQIMDRDEKWHAVPVIEGALVVQLGDHMEVLSNGRYKSVLHRAAVNSEKKRISIASLHSLALGKTVRPAPDLVNEQHILSYKEGSFSDFLDFISQKNIIEGKYIDKLKINS from the exons ATGGTGGGAAAAATGAGAGATAGCTCAGCTTCACCAAATGGTTCCTTTACTACTGCCATGACACTAAATGAAGAGGGGCTAACCTATGTTCCCAAGCGTTACATTCTTCCCCCATCCTTACGCCCCGAGCGTACCCTGTGTGACACATGCTTGCCCGTTGTAGATCTCTCCTTTCTGCGACACCCTCTTCTTCGGCCTCAGATAATCCAGGAAGTACACCTGGCTTGCAAGGAACTAGGTTTCTTCCAG GTAGTTAACCATGGAATCCCACTGTCAGTCATGAAAGATGCCATAGATGCTGCAAGCGAATTCTTCGATTTACCAACTGAAGAGAAAAAGCATCTCTTGTCTTCAAATGTTCATGAACCCATAAGATATGGTACTAGTCTAAATCATGTCAAAGACAAAGTACACTTTTGGAGAGACTTCCTCAAGCACTACGCTAATCCAATCTCAACTTGGATTGACTTGTGGCCATCAAATCCCACATGTTACAA GGAGAAAATGGGAAATTACACAAAGGCAGCACAAAAGTTGCAAGAAGAACTCATGGAAGTGATATTTGAGAGCTTAGGACTAAACCCTAGTTACTTACATGAAGACATTGCAGAAGGCTCTCAGGTCATGGCCGTTAATTGCTATCCAGCATGTCCTGAGCCAGATCTTACACTAGGATTGCCACCACACACAGATTATGGTATGCTATCCATCATTCTTCAAAATTACCAGGGCTTACAAATCATGGACCGAGATGAAAAGTGGCATGCAGTTCCAGTCATTGAAGGAGCTCTCGTTGTTCAGCTGGGAGATCACATGGAAGTATTGAGCAATGGCAGATACAAAAGTGTTCTCCACCGAGCAGCAGTTAACTCAGAAAAAAAGCGCATTTCAATTGCCAGCCTTCATAGTCTAGCTTTAGGTAAAACAGTTAGACCTGCACCAGACCTTGTCAACGAACAACATATCTTGTCCTACAAAGAAGGAAGCTTCAGTGATTTCCTTGACTTCATTTCTCAAAAAAATATCATCGAAGGAAAGTACATAGAcaaactaaaaataaactcaTGA